The sequence GTTGTTGGAAACTTTGTATGAAAAAAATAAAGACTATTTCCAAGCACTGAATATGTACATTGCAGCAGCTGAAATTAAACGTGAAGAGATTCAACATACACTGCTTCCTTCATTACGCAAGAAAGCGGAAGAAACGGATGACGAGTTGATTTATCAGGAAGTCAATGATACGATGCAGTTTCTAGATCGATTGGATAAGCGTATTCATGATTTAAAGCTGAGTAGACAAATGACCATTCAGTCTGCCCCTCAAATACGCTTAATTCAAAATACGAACCAGGCACTGGCAGAAAAAATACAGGCATCAGTACTCACAGCCATTCCTCTTTGGAAGAATCAAATTGCCATAGCCCTGACTCTTTTGAATCAGCAAAAGGCTGTAGCCGCTCAGAAACAGGTTTCACGTACGACCAATGAACTTCTTCTAAAAAACTCAGAGATGCTTAAAACGAATAGCATTGAAACAGCAAAAGAAAATGAACGAGGAATCATTGATATTGAAACGTTAAAGAAAACACAAGAAAACCTTATTTCCACCATTGAAGAAACCTTGGCCATACAAGCAGAAGGACGCCAGAAACGTCAGCAGGCAGAGCAGGAAATGGTCTCGATGGAACACGACTTAAAACAAAAACTTATTGAAATCAGAAAGTGAAAGAGGAGCCGATTTGGCCCCTCTTTTACTTTTTTATTTATATATTATGAGCCCAAACCAACACCTTCTGCTATTTCTCCTCATTGTGAACAATGCTATCCGTTATTGCATCATACTCCTTTTCCGCGATGGAGCTTGTGATGATTTCTTCTTTTTCCAGTTTCGCAACCGCCTCATATTCGGCGTATAGCGCGTGTTTTCTCAGTGTCGTTAGCTGATCTGCTTTTATTACTGGATTTCTTTTGAATAAATCATCCAATTGAGCTTTTAACATGTCAATTCTTTTGGTATACATATCGATAAGCTCATTTGATACAGGGTCTGTAATATAAAGCTTTTGTTTAACGCGATGGATTTCTCCAATGGCTGTTTCATATCTGTGGAGCTGGCTGAGCAATTTTTCAAATTCCACATGTCCCTCTTCTTTCGGTTTAATCCCTAATACATTGATCAATGGTTTGATTGTTAATCCTTGGATGACAAGGCTGAATAATACCACACTAAATCCAAGAATTAAGACGTCTTCTCTTCCTGGAAAATCTCTCGGAAGGCTGAGGACCAAGGCGATTGATAACGATCCTTTCAAGCCACCCCAATTCAAAATATGCTTCCATTTGTGAGGGAAGTTCCCGATGAGAGATAAACTTGTATAGACTGCAATACTTCGTGCCACGAGTACTAATACAATGGCTGCAAAAATATACGGCCATTTCTCAACTAGGTCAATCCTTGTTATTTCAAGGCCGACCATTAAGAACACGAGGGAATTGGCCAATAACGCGGCTACATCCCAAAAACTATTAATGTTCAATTTGGTTGTAGGGCTCATACCGATTTTCCCGCCATAATTACCGAAAATAAGAGCTGCAATTACGACAGCGATAACACCTGAAGCATGGACGCTCTCTGCAAGGAGAAATGAACCATAAAACAAAATCACACTAAATATAATTTCCAACGGATAGTCATCGAAGTACTTCGTTAAAACGGAAAATGCATAACCGAGGGAACTTCCAATAATGACACCCAGGGATACTACCCGGATGAACTCCCAGACACCACTCCCAAGTCCGGCCCAGCCAGCATCAATATAGGATAGTAAATAATAAGCCGATATATTGAACAATACAACGGCTAAACCGTCATTAAATAAACTTTCGCCTTCAATGACAACCGCCAACCTCTTCTTAACTCCTACACTCTTGAATATGGATAGTACACTGACAGGGTCTGTCGCACTCATCAATGCCCCAAAAACAAATGCTGCCGGAATGGGAAAGTCAAAGAAGTAATACGCTGAAAAGCCGATAATTAAGAACGAAATGAATGTTCCTCCAAAAGCCAAGGCAATAATCGGCTCCTTGTTCGCACGCAGATGGGTGAAAGGCAGCTTCAAAGCTGCTTCACCCAAGAGCGCTGGTAGAAATAATGTGATAATGACAAAATTAAATACTTCTCCTTCAGTGATAAAATCCTTGAGGGGCTCCAGTACCGGTATATTGAATAACCCGATAAGGGCACCTACAATGACAAGGGCAATTGGATATGGCTGTTTGAATTTCTTGGCAATCGCCGTGATGCCTGCTGCGATCATCACTAAAATAAGTCCCAGTTCAAAAATATGGTGCATATCTAACTCATGCATAATCACCGTGACCTCCCTTTCTTTATCATTTTTTCCTCATCTCTTTATTTGTAATCTTCCCTTCGGCATGAATATGACTCACAATTGTATGCTTTTTTACCCAATAAAAAAGAATGACCATCTACGCTAAAGTAAGCATGGTCATTCTTCTATTATACATTTTTTTCCTCTTTTTTTTGAAATTAACGCATTTTTTCATTTACAGATTCTTTCTAAACCATGGAGGGGTATATTGTTTCGTGGTGTTTTTTCCTTGCTTCCATCCTTTTAGATTCAAAATGTGATTTATCCTGTGGTAATCATGGATCGCGGCATTCATATCAGAAATATTGTTCATCTTATCCACCCCTTTAATTTTATTACTTTCAGTATATTGCAGGTAAAGGGAATTCGAATGAGATGGATGATTGATTTTGTTTCAGCCTCAGGACTGATTTGAATTCCTCCGCACCAAAAAAAGACGACTACATGTTTTACCATACAATCGTCTTCTTTTCATCTAAATACTTTTGTACAGAAGCTTTCGCAATAAAGGAAATAACACTTCAGGGAGTTCTTCTACATCTGAAACAAGAATGCTGTAATTCCCATATATGTTCTGAATGGTTTTTCTTTGCCCCTCATCTATCTCACCGTTCGCTAAAAAGACGTTGATGACTTCAATCCCTTGCTTTCTTGCATCTAAAACAGCTTCATGAGTATCAACGATCCCGTTCTGCTCATAATCCATCGCTGCCGGCTCACCATCTGAAAAGACAAGAAGGAATTTCTGTTTTTCGTTCCGTTTCAGAATCCGTTCTGTCATTAAACGGATGGCAAAGCCATCCCTATTATCTTCTTCAGGCTGTAGCTGCATGATCTCTGAACCACTGTTAGGTTTTAAGGATGAATAGAAATCCAGTACAGGATTCATATAATTTGGTTGACTGGTCTTTGTCGCCCTGTTCGTATCTTCCCAGAAGCCGACTACCTCATGTGGTACACGAACCGATTTTAATGATTCATGAAATAACGTAATCCCCTGCTTCGTTTGATCCATTTTGTCATACATCGAACCTGAACAATCTACCAATAATGAGAAAACAGCATCTATTTCAGATGAAGGGTTTTGCTTTTTATAGAAAAGTCTTGGGTTATCGTCTGTGATAAAGCGCAATAACTTTTTGTTCAGCCTGCCGAAGTGCAAATCACTTCTAGGCTGGATCCGCTTATGCTCCAATGTTTTCTCGATCATTTTCTGAAGCTTCTTTTGATAAGGAGCAATTATCCCTTTGTTAAGGTTATACAAGTGCTTGTCTTCAGGAGTAGGAATGGTTGGTGAAATAAAGTGAGGTACAGCAAAGCGATTGTCCTTTCCATACTCAGCTTTTCCACCTCCAAGTTCATCTCTTTCTTGCTCCTGCGCTTTCACATTTTGGTACTGCTCCTGCTCCGTTTCTTTAGCTGAGCCCTGTACCATAGCCATTGCCTGGTCTCCATCATCTCCTTCACGGACACCTTCGCCCATAAGATCGGATTGAGACCCTTGATCTAAGTCAAACTGAAGGAATGACTCCCCTTTGTCACTCGTTTCCCGGTGCCAAGTTCGGAATTCTTCATCTATCACTTCTTCCTCCCCTGTGCTCTCTTCTTCCAACACATCCTGATTAGCAAGGGGATCTTTTCTTTTTAAATCGTCAAATGTTTCAGTAATCAATTCCTCCGAGTTATACACATCTTCAGGCAAATGGAAGTATTCATTTAACATATCTTTTTTAACAATCTCATCTATTACTTCTACCATTTCCAAGCAAATTCTTACCACATCTTTGGTGTTACGGGTTTCAAAGAAGCGGGTGATTTGCCGGTGCAAAAAGGGCATTGCTAAATCAATATCCTCATTTATCCTAACAGGTGCCTCTAATGGAGATTGTGCATGGAGAAGAAGGAATATTGAATTAAATAATGCATCTGTAAAAACACTTTTCGTAATGTTTACTTTAAGCTGTGCTTCGAAGTGCTGGCGATATAATTTTCTTCTCGTCTCAAAAGACTTCTTAGTTCCTGGACGCTTTGATTTACAGATTTCCTCTAAGCGTGCTTCTTCACCAA is a genomic window of Rossellomorea sp. y25 containing:
- a CDS encoding toxic anion resistance protein, with protein sequence MMEHRNEQSELDLLLSNPFGEEVQAVKEQSPLLLDRLPKEQQEKAKQLAAQIDYKDYEAILKYGTAAQSQLSNFSHSMLDHVQKRDIGPIGDVLSDLMKKLEQMNPDELNTKQKGVFKKLFRKVSSSLQEVLSKYQKIGSQIDRISVRLEHSKKTLLDDNRLLETLYEKNKDYFQALNMYIAAAEIKREEIQHTLLPSLRKKAEETDDELIYQEVNDTMQFLDRLDKRIHDLKLSRQMTIQSAPQIRLIQNTNQALAEKIQASVLTAIPLWKNQIAIALTLLNQQKAVAAQKQVSRTTNELLLKNSEMLKTNSIETAKENERGIIDIETLKKTQENLISTIEETLAIQAEGRQKRQQAEQEMVSMEHDLKQKLIEIRK
- a CDS encoding cation:proton antiporter → MHELDMHHIFELGLILVMIAAGITAIAKKFKQPYPIALVIVGALIGLFNIPVLEPLKDFITEGEVFNFVIITLFLPALLGEAALKLPFTHLRANKEPIIALAFGGTFISFLIIGFSAYYFFDFPIPAAFVFGALMSATDPVSVLSIFKSVGVKKRLAVVIEGESLFNDGLAVVLFNISAYYLLSYIDAGWAGLGSGVWEFIRVVSLGVIIGSSLGYAFSVLTKYFDDYPLEIIFSVILFYGSFLLAESVHASGVIAVVIAALIFGNYGGKIGMSPTTKLNINSFWDVAALLANSLVFLMVGLEITRIDLVEKWPYIFAAIVLVLVARSIAVYTSLSLIGNFPHKWKHILNWGGLKGSLSIALVLSLPRDFPGREDVLILGFSVVLFSLVIQGLTIKPLINVLGIKPKEEGHVEFEKLLSQLHRYETAIGEIHRVKQKLYITDPVSNELIDMYTKRIDMLKAQLDDLFKRNPVIKADQLTTLRKHALYAEYEAVAKLEKEEIITSSIAEKEYDAITDSIVHNEEK
- a CDS encoding VWA domain-containing protein, which translates into the protein MHRFIQFNDETIDSFLVMEMADLTKTLSKNADMNLKYGPFSYLDYKEGTVYVSHFWDHRKKEEEVHGLKSDIYLRTIGNLHETTNDDVIDYIEKVKATSVPRFAKQLFVIGEEARLEEICKSKRPGTKKSFETRRKLYRQHFEAQLKVNITKSVFTDALFNSIFLLLHAQSPLEAPVRINEDIDLAMPFLHRQITRFFETRNTKDVVRICLEMVEVIDEIVKKDMLNEYFHLPEDVYNSEELITETFDDLKRKDPLANQDVLEEESTGEEEVIDEEFRTWHRETSDKGESFLQFDLDQGSQSDLMGEGVREGDDGDQAMAMVQGSAKETEQEQYQNVKAQEQERDELGGGKAEYGKDNRFAVPHFISPTIPTPEDKHLYNLNKGIIAPYQKKLQKMIEKTLEHKRIQPRSDLHFGRLNKKLLRFITDDNPRLFYKKQNPSSEIDAVFSLLVDCSGSMYDKMDQTKQGITLFHESLKSVRVPHEVVGFWEDTNRATKTSQPNYMNPVLDFYSSLKPNSGSEIMQLQPEEDNRDGFAIRLMTERILKRNEKQKFLLVFSDGEPAAMDYEQNGIVDTHEAVLDARKQGIEVINVFLANGEIDEGQRKTIQNIYGNYSILVSDVEELPEVLFPLLRKLLYKSI